In Lachnospiraceae bacterium, the DNA window GCCTTCACCGATCCTGGCATTACTGTTTTCTACTACACTGGCACCGGTGGCAGGTAAATTTGGCCCTGTAGTAGGTATTATTGCCGGTTATCTCCATTCTTCCGTGGCCTTGAATGTAGGAATTGTATACGGAGGAATGAATTTGTATAATAATGGCTTTGCAGGAGGTATCGTTGCCATCTTTCTGGTACCTGTGGTGCAATCCATCAGTGACAGAAGAGCAAGAGCAAAAGGTGGACTGTCCTTGTAATATGGGATACCGGGTCAAAAAGCTGGGAATCCGGCGAAAGCCTGTTGGCAGGCGGATTGCTTTAACCTGAACATTATTGGAAAAGAGAGGAAACGGCATATAGTATGGATGAACGTTTGAAGAAACAGCTGGATTTTGCCTTGGAGATCGATAAAGAAAAAAACATTTTCCGCCAGACCCATTTATCCGGTCACGGAAGAAATGAAAATGATGCAGAGCATGCATGGCATATGGCGATCATGGCTTATCTTTTGCGGGAATATTCCAACGAGCCGGTCGATATTACCAGGGTCATGCTTATGTGTCTGATCCATGATGTAGTGGAAATCGATGCAGGAGATACCTATGCCTACGATGCAGAAGGATTAAAGACCCAGAAAGCAAGGGAAGAGGCTGCAAAAGAGCGGATTTATTCCCTGCTTCCTGAAGACCAGAAAAAGGAACTGGCAGCTATATTTGATGAATTTGAGGAAAGTAAGACACCGGAGTCTAAGTTTGCCCATGCAATGGATAATCTCCAACCGCTAATGTTGAATAACAGCAATGACGGAGGGGACTGGAGAGAACATGGTGTCAGCGCAAAGCAGGTTTACGGCCGCCAGGACCGCACAAAAGAAGGCTCTGAAAAACTGTATGAGATTACAGAACAGATCATAAAAAAACATGTGGAGAAGGGAAATTTAAAATGAAATTAGCGGTTATTTATGATTCAAAAACAAATAATACAGCTGCAGTAGCAGGCTATATGGCAGATGGAATGAACAGTATTGAAGGGGTAGAAGCAAAAACATTCATGTATTCAGAAGCCGATACAGAATTTATAAAAGAGTGTACTGGTGTAGTATTTGGCTGTCCTACTTACATGGCAGGTCCTACTGCTGATTTTTACACCTGGATGGAAAAATCAGCAAAAACTTTAAATCTGGCAGGAAAATTAGGAGGTGTATTTGCTACAGAGCAGTATATCCACGGTGGTGCTGACCTGACTATGAATGCACTGCTTATCCACCTGTTAGTATATGGAATGATGATCTATTCCGGCGGCGGCTCCTATGGTAAGCCGGTGATCCACATGGGACCGGTGGAGGTCAGCCCGGAGAAGGAGAATTTCAGGGAATTGTTTGAAATCTACGGAAAGAGATTTGCAACCCAGGCGCAAAAGATAAGCAAATAATTAGTTACAGTTTAGCCATGACATCTTCTTGAAAACAAGAAGCATGGTGGGTTCACCATCACCATATGTTGATTTGGATGAAAAAGTGCTTATGCAAGCAAAATTACAACACACTTTCTCATTCAAACCAGCTCATGGCTGAATTATAATAATGATCAACGTTCTATTATGGTTACGATCATCTGATTAGGAAGGCAGACAATAGTATCTGTATCCAGATGCTTTTTTCCCTGCTTCACGCAAAGTTTGTCCGGGCAGCTGGCATCATAACACCAGATCTCCCCGTCTTTGACGATCAGCTGATTGGTGCCGCCATTAGGCGTCTGGATCGTCACTTCCTGGTTTTTAGACAGGTCCAGGACCTGAGTTACCTGACCGCTGCAGGAGATTTCTGCAGCGGCTCCTTTTTTTCCGGGATGAAGATACTGAAATAAAAGGAACGCAAGGGCAAAAACAATGAAAACGCCAGCCAGAATAAGGCTGCGGTATCTTAAATGGGATTTCTGATCCATGGAAAAATCCTTTCTATAATGATGTCCTGTTGGGTTTAGCTTCTTGCTCATGTTTCCGGCGGGTCTCAAGGTCAAAAATTATCCTGCAAGCAAGCTTATATGGGATTTCTGGCCTTGGGATCCTGGTATCATACAAATAACGTAGGTATAGTAGCATAGAATGAGCGTGTTTGCAAGGAATGCTGCGCTGATAAGACAGAAGAAGGAAATAATCAAAATGACAACAGCAGGAAAAAATAATAAAACTACATCAAACCGCGTAGCCCTTTACGGCCTGCTTATAGCCTTAGCCTTTGTGCTAAGCTATATCGAAACATTATTCCCGGTTTATATGGGGGCACCGGGAGTGAAGCTGGGGCTGGCGAATCTTGTAACAGTGATCGCTCTTTACGGCCTTGGGGTTAAAGAAGCTTTTGCCATCAATCTGGTGCGGGTGATCTTAGCCGGTTTTACTTTTGGGAATATGGCATCCATTCTATTTGGATTAGCAGGGGCGTTTTTAAGCCTGCTTTTAATGGTCACATGCAAATATTTTCGCCTTTTTGATATGGTAGGAATCAGCATTTTAGGCGGCGTGGCCCATAATATTGGCCAGTTTTTAATTGCTGCATTTGTGACAAAGACTTTTGGCGTATTTTCATACCTCCCAGTGCTGCTGATTGCTGGCACTGTGGCAGGAGCTCTCATCGGACTTTTAGGTGGATTGATCCTAAAGCGAATCAGCCGAATTCTATAAGACAAGAGAAATTCAATGATGTGAGTGTCAAAAGTAAATTTTGCCACTCACTGATGTAACCGGATTGCTACGTGCTTTGCACTCCCGCAATTCTAAAAACATTCGTAATCCGCTCATTTTTTTCAAAAAATGGCTCCTTACTCATGTTTTTGGCGGGTCCCAAGTTCAAAAATCCTCCTGCAAGCAAGCTTGCATCGGATTTATGACCTTTTGACCCTGGTATCATCAAATTCAATAAATATCCAAAGAAAATGACATTGTTTTATGAACCTCTTACGCTTATAATGAAATTATCAGCAAATTTGTAAAGATAATGTGTAAGAATAAAGGGGGATACGCAGATGGTTTATCAGGCGATCAAAGCATTGGTACAATATGGACTGGAAAAGGGTCTGCTTACAGAAGATGATGTTATTTATGCCAGAAATCAGATTTTGGAAGCATTAAAAATGGATGAATATGAAGAGCCGGAAGGAGAAGGGGAACTTGCAGGAGCGGATCTGGAGAAGATCCTTAAGGTGCTTCTTGATTATGCAGCTGAAAAAGGGCTTTTACAGGAAAACAGTGTTGTATACAGAGATCTTTTTGACACAAAACTGATGAACTGCCTTATGCCAAGGCCAAGTGAGGTGATCAGGGAATTCTGGGAGAAATATAAAGATTCGCCGGAGGCTGCCACCGATTACTACTATAAGTTAAGCCAGGATTCCGACTATATCCGCAGATACCGTGTATGCAGGGATATGAAATGGACCACAGATACGAAATATGGTACGCTGGACATCACAGTTAACTTATCCAAGCCGGAAAAAGATCCCAAGGCTATTGCGGCAGCAAAACTTGCAAAGCAGAGTGGCTATCCAAAATGTCAGCTTTGCATGGAAAATATCGGCTATGCAGGCAGAGTGAACCACCCGGCAAGAAACAACCACCGTGTGATCCCAATCACTATAAATGACAGCAAATGGGGCTTCCAGTATTCACCTTATGTTTACTATAATGAACACTGTATCGTGTTTAATGGCCAGCATGTCCCTATGAAGATCGAACGTGCTACTTTCAGAAAGCTGTTTGATTTTATCATCCAGTTCCCACACTATTTCCTGGGATCAAACGCAGACCTTCCGATCGTAGGGGGATCTATTTTAAGTCATGATCATTTCCAGGGCGGTCATTATACCTTTGCAATGGCAAAAGCACCGATCGAGAAATATTATAAGGCAGAAGGATACGAAGATGTGGAAGCAGGCATTGTTTACTGGCCAATGTCCGTACTGCGTTTGCGCTCTAAGTCCTGTGATTCCCTGATCGATCTGGGAGATAAGGTGTTAAAAGCGTGGAGAGGCTACACCGATGAGGCAGCTTTTGTGTATGCCGAAACCGATGGGGAACCGCACAATACCATTACCCCGATCGCAAGAAAGAACGGGGATATGTATGAGCTGGATCTGGTGCTGCGAAATAACATCACCACAGAAGAGTTCCCTCTGGGCGTTTACCACCCGCATCAGGAGCTGCACCATATTAAGAAAGAAAATATCGGCCTGATCGAGGTAATGGGACTGGCTGTACTGCCGTCCAGACTGAAAAAAGAACTGGCCGGGCTGGCTGAGTATATAGTAGAGGGCAAAGATATCCGAAGCAACCCGGATATTGAAAAGCATGCAGACTGGGTAGATGGTTTCCTTCCTGCATATAAGGAGAAGGGAATTACCATTACAAAGGAAAATGCAGAAGATATCTTAAAAGAAGAAGTAGGACAGGTATTTGCCAGAGTCCTGGAAGATGCCGGTGTTTATAAGTGTACACCACAGGGCAGAGAAGCATTTGATAGATTCCTTGGTACGGTTGGTTTTCATAAAGAATAAAAGACTAAGGTCCCGCCTGATGGCGGGGCCTGTTTTGCTGCCTGGGAGAGTTTTGATTTCCATTATCGCCCGGCTTGTGAGAGTTTTAATTTCCATTATTTCCCAGCTTGTGAGGCAGTCTCCCGCGCAGGAATCTCTTCTTTAACTCATTTAAGTGAAGGGGGATCAATGGGTAAATATAGCTTTTTCCTGCAATGGTCCTGTTAAAAATAATGGCGCAGAAGGAGAAGATGATTCCGGCTATAAAGCCCCAGATATTGAAAACAGCAGTGCAGACCAGGATGATGATACGCATAAATTTCATGGCGTAGCCAAGTTCAAAACTGGCCTGGGAGTAATTGGCGATGGTGACAAAAGCCATGTACAGCATGGTCTCGGAGTTAAACCATCCGGATTCTACAGCATATTCTCCCAGTACGATACCAGCGATAACACTCAGTGGCGTGGTGAGCATATTTGGAGTGTTCACCGCGGCCAGACGCAGGCCGTCAATAGCAAATTCAAGGATCAGAAGCTGCCAGACCAGAGGAATGTTACAGGAATCTGACAATTGGATAAACCTGAGCCAATAGGGGATCAGTTCAGTATTTTGCATCAGCATTAACCAGGTAGGTGTAAGGAGCATGGAAAGCAGGGAGATCAGCATACGGCTTAAACGCAGGTAAGTGCCTGTAACTGGGGGAAAGTAATAATCATCAGCTTCTTCTATGATGTCAAAGACGGAAGAAGGCAGTATCATGGCAGAGGGGGAATTATCCACCAGAATAACGATATTTCCTTCTAAAATAGAAGCGGCAGAGGTATCAGGACGTTCAGAAAACTTAAATTTAGGAAATGGATTGAACCATTTTCCAGGAAAAATACATTCGGCAAGACTTTCCTGGTTCATGGAAAGGGCATCTACTTCTACAGTCTGTATCCTTTTTCTGATCTTTTCAATCAGCTTTTTGTCAGCCCGGCCTTCCATATAACACATGGCAATATCTGTGTGTGAGCTTTCTCCGGCAGTAAGGATCTCCATGATCAGCTTAGGGTCACGTATCCTGCGGCGGATAAGAGCTGTGTTAAATACCAGGGTTTCCACAAAACCGTCTCTGGAACCACGCATAACTTTGTCTTTTTCCGGTTCGCTGACACCTCTGGCCGGGTAAGTACGGCAGTCGATGGTGAGGCACTTGTTATAACCATCAATAAAAAGACAGGAAACACCGGAGAGAAGCTGGATGATCATTTCCCTACTGTCTGATAAAAGACCGATCTCCCCGTAAGGAAGATATTTTTTTGAAAAGCTGTGGGCATCTTCTGGCATATCATCTGCTTTGATAGAGGAAAAGCCCTGCAATATTTTTAAGAGAGAGTCATCTTTTGTAAAACCGTCAATAAAATATAAGCAGGCTTTTTTATCTGCAATAGTAAGGACGCGGTATACAACGTCAAAATTTTTATCTACATGAAGTGCCTGGTTCAGCCAGGCCATGTTTTCTTCTAACTGATCCGTAAAATACATGAAAAAACTCCCTTCTGCTGATAAATGTACGAAAGGACAAATGTCCACCACACGAGGACAAAGCAAAAAGTCATGAAACTTAAGTATATATAATACACCAATAGTTTCTGCAATTGTCAGACTTATAGGGTAGTATATCCGGAAATGAGAAAACTATGTAAGAGCTTTGAAAGATATGTTACATCTGCCAGTGGGAAAAGGAATGAAAATCGACAAAAACCGACGAATTTCATAGGATACTACCTAAAAAAATAAAAGGTATTTGCTAAAATGTACAAAAAGATTGACAAAACTATGAAACAATGCTATAGTAACACTTGTAAGCAGCACAAAGGAGTGCCTTACAGGTTTTTGTTTGGTATGGGGATGCCAGCAATATTTTATAGTGTGACGGTTTTTGATCGTGACTGAGAGCTGCCTTCTGTGGGGGAAGGGCAGCTCTTCTTGTATCTGTGGGAAAAACACATGTGATGGCGAGAGGACGGGACTATATGGGAAAAACGAGCAGTTTGAAACACATACCTGAACAGATAAAAATCCTGGAAAAAAATAAAAAAATACGACTGGTGATCACCATGTGCGCAGTGCTTCTTTCCGCCTTTATCCAGGCTTGGGTTATACAGGTGTTTGTAAGACCGGCCCAGATCATTTCCGGCGGTTTTTCAGGTGCAGCCATGCTTATTGAACGTGTGGGAAGTTTGAATGGTTTAACTATCCCTATGCAGGTGACCATGATCCTTTTAAATATTCCGGTGGCTCTCATGTGCTGCCGGGGCATCAGTGTCCGTTTTACAGTGGTATCATTGCTTCAGGTCGTATTTGGAAGTATGTTTTTGCAGATATTTTCATTCCAGCCTATCTTTACAGATGAGATTTTAAATGTGATCTTCGGAGGTGTTATTTACGGTACGTCCATTGTAATAGCTTTGCGGGGCAATGCATCTACCGGAGGCACCGATTTTATTGCACTGTTTGTATCTAATAAAACAGGAAAATCTATCTGGAGTTATGTATTCTTTGGAAATGCACTGATGTACTGTGTGTACGGTGTGATCTTTGGCTGGAAATATGCAGGATATTCCATTATTTTCCAGTTTATATCCACTCATATGATCTCCGCTTTCCATCATCGTTACGATCTGGTGACTCTCCAGGCTACAACAGAAAAGGGACCGGAGGTAGTATCACTTTATATCAAACATTTCCGTCATGGTATTTCCTGCGTAGAAGCCGTAGGCGGTTACAGTGGAAGAAAGATGTATCTTTTAAATACGGTGATCTCTTCTTATGAAATAACAGATGCCGTCCACGTAATGCAGGAGGCAGATGAGCATGTGATAATCAATGTGCTGAAAACAGAACAGTTTGTTGGACATTTTTACAGAGCGCCTATGGAATAGGTGCTCTTTTTCACCTTGTATATCGAAAACGTATTTCGGGCAAAAAAATAAAGCCCTGACAAGTGTGGTAGTAGTGGTGCAGGGCTTTATAAAATGCACAGAACAGGCGTTCTGAACACTTAGAGTATACAGCAGGTTGAACAAATAGTCAAGAGAAATTTGCGAAGGAAAAGTGTTGTGAAAAGTGTTGTCTATGTTTTTTGCTCTCGATGTGGTATACTAACTTTCAGCAAAAGATACACGGAGGATACAATGAAAGACGGATTTATAAGGGTAGCAGCGGCAACGCCGGACATCCATGTGGCAGACCCGCAGTATAACAGCGAACAGATCATAGAATTAATGGAACAGGGGAGTGCCAGAGGCGTGAAGGTCATGGTGTTTCCGGAGCTGTGTTTAACAGCCTATACCTGCTCCGACTTATTTTTACAGGAAACCCTGTTAAAAGAAGCAAAAAACGGATTAAAGTGCATTTTACAGTCATCTAAAAGCAAAGACATGGTCCTTTTTGTGGGAATGCCCTGGATGCATAAAGGGAAATTGTACAATGTGGCAGCTGTAGTAAACAGAGGACGTATTTTAGGTATCGTTCCCAAAAAGCATCTGCCAAATTATTCCGAATTTTATGAGCTGCGCCACTTTACACCGGGAATGGAAAAAGTGGAGATGACAGAATGGGAAGGACTTCAGATCCCTATGGGTATGAAGCTGCTGTTTTCATGCCGTACCATGCCGGAGCTGGTTTTGGCAGCAGAGCTTTGTGAAGATGTGTGGGTTCCATGTCCGCCAAGCATTTCTCATGCATTGGCAGGAGCAACTGTGATCGCCAACTGCTCTGCCAGCGATGAAACTACA includes these proteins:
- a CDS encoding YitT family protein — encoded protein: MGKTSSLKHIPEQIKILEKNKKIRLVITMCAVLLSAFIQAWVIQVFVRPAQIISGGFSGAAMLIERVGSLNGLTIPMQVTMILLNIPVALMCCRGISVRFTVVSLLQVVFGSMFLQIFSFQPIFTDEILNVIFGGVIYGTSIVIALRGNASTGGTDFIALFVSNKTGKSIWSYVFFGNALMYCVYGVIFGWKYAGYSIIFQFISTHMISAFHHRYDLVTLQATTEKGPEVVSLYIKHFRHGISCVEAVGGYSGRKMYLLNTVISSYEITDAVHVMQEADEHVIINVLKTEQFVGHFYRAPME
- a CDS encoding Gx transporter family protein → MTTAGKNNKTTSNRVALYGLLIALAFVLSYIETLFPVYMGAPGVKLGLANLVTVIALYGLGVKEAFAINLVRVILAGFTFGNMASILFGLAGAFLSLLLMVTCKYFRLFDMVGISILGGVAHNIGQFLIAAFVTKTFGVFSYLPVLLIAGTVAGALIGLLGGLILKRISRIL
- a CDS encoding spore germination protein, with the translated sequence MYFTDQLEENMAWLNQALHVDKNFDVVYRVLTIADKKACLYFIDGFTKDDSLLKILQGFSSIKADDMPEDAHSFSKKYLPYGEIGLLSDSREMIIQLLSGVSCLFIDGYNKCLTIDCRTYPARGVSEPEKDKVMRGSRDGFVETLVFNTALIRRRIRDPKLIMEILTAGESSHTDIAMCYMEGRADKKLIEKIRKRIQTVEVDALSMNQESLAECIFPGKWFNPFPKFKFSERPDTSAASILEGNIVILVDNSPSAMILPSSVFDIIEEADDYYFPPVTGTYLRLSRMLISLLSMLLTPTWLMLMQNTELIPYWLRFIQLSDSCNIPLVWQLLILEFAIDGLRLAAVNTPNMLTTPLSVIAGIVLGEYAVESGWFNSETMLYMAFVTIANYSQASFELGYAMKFMRIIILVCTAVFNIWGFIAGIIFSFCAIIFNRTIAGKSYIYPLIPLHLNELKKRFLRGRLPHKLGNNGN
- a CDS encoding HD domain-containing protein; amino-acid sequence: MDERLKKQLDFALEIDKEKNIFRQTHLSGHGRNENDAEHAWHMAIMAYLLREYSNEPVDITRVMLMCLIHDVVEIDAGDTYAYDAEGLKTQKAREEAAKERIYSLLPEDQKKELAAIFDEFEESKTPESKFAHAMDNLQPLMLNNSNDGGDWREHGVSAKQVYGRQDRTKEGSEKLYEITEQIIKKHVEKGNLK
- the galT gene encoding UDP-glucose--hexose-1-phosphate uridylyltransferase, with amino-acid sequence MVYQAIKALVQYGLEKGLLTEDDVIYARNQILEALKMDEYEEPEGEGELAGADLEKILKVLLDYAAEKGLLQENSVVYRDLFDTKLMNCLMPRPSEVIREFWEKYKDSPEAATDYYYKLSQDSDYIRRYRVCRDMKWTTDTKYGTLDITVNLSKPEKDPKAIAAAKLAKQSGYPKCQLCMENIGYAGRVNHPARNNHRVIPITINDSKWGFQYSPYVYYNEHCIVFNGQHVPMKIERATFRKLFDFIIQFPHYFLGSNADLPIVGGSILSHDHFQGGHYTFAMAKAPIEKYYKAEGYEDVEAGIVYWPMSVLRLRSKSCDSLIDLGDKVLKAWRGYTDEAAFVYAETDGEPHNTITPIARKNGDMYELDLVLRNNITTEEFPLGVYHPHQELHHIKKENIGLIEVMGLAVLPSRLKKELAGLAEYIVEGKDIRSNPDIEKHADWVDGFLPAYKEKGITITKENAEDILKEEVGQVFARVLEDAGVYKCTPQGREAFDRFLGTVGFHKE
- a CDS encoding NusG domain II-containing protein, translated to MSKKLNPTGHHYRKDFSMDQKSHLRYRSLILAGVFIVFALAFLLFQYLHPGKKGAAAEISCSGQVTQVLDLSKNQEVTIQTPNGGTNQLIVKDGEIWCYDASCPDKLCVKQGKKHLDTDTIVCLPNQMIVTIIER
- a CDS encoding flavodoxin domain-containing protein, giving the protein MKLAVIYDSKTNNTAAVAGYMADGMNSIEGVEAKTFMYSEADTEFIKECTGVVFGCPTYMAGPTADFYTWMEKSAKTLNLAGKLGGVFATEQYIHGGADLTMNALLIHLLVYGMMIYSGGGSYGKPVIHMGPVEVSPEKENFRELFEIYGKRFATQAQKISK